One window from the genome of Dolosigranulum savutiense encodes:
- the holB gene encoding DNA polymerase III subunit delta': MTTLEQRQPNVYRLFSKLVNENKLGHAYIFEGVSGSGKKAMAKYVSQALFCQNKAPESVEPCLECGICQNIAADQHVDTVIVEKSGASIKVEQIRQLKSELTTSGLESSRKVIIIEEADLMTTSAANSLLKFLEEPQGDIILFLLATAKQNLLPTIVSRCQVITFQTQPIDQRVVALRQLGLTSNQAVLSAQLVEDNEQAVQLMQETNLQEIAKGVWQWLNLIDRKDDQAFIQVTKTLLPLAKENEVKQLTLDVILLLLRDLLKGQLGLDHIPAFSAYGPQLDALAEKWSTARVSSAIERTLQAQKMLDSYVNLQGVLEYLTLELLNDER; this comes from the coding sequence GTGACGACACTGGAACAGAGACAGCCGAATGTGTATCGGCTGTTTTCTAAGTTAGTTAATGAAAATAAATTAGGTCATGCCTATATTTTTGAAGGAGTGTCGGGGTCCGGCAAGAAGGCAATGGCTAAGTATGTTTCACAAGCTTTATTTTGTCAGAATAAAGCGCCAGAATCAGTTGAGCCGTGCTTGGAATGTGGCATATGTCAGAATATTGCAGCTGATCAGCATGTGGATACGGTAATAGTTGAGAAATCCGGTGCTTCGATTAAGGTAGAACAGATTCGACAACTTAAGAGTGAACTAACGACGAGCGGGCTAGAAAGTTCGCGTAAGGTGATTATTATCGAAGAAGCCGATCTGATGACAACAAGTGCGGCCAATAGTTTGCTGAAGTTTTTGGAAGAACCGCAAGGCGATATTATTCTATTCTTGCTGGCAACAGCTAAGCAGAATTTATTGCCGACAATTGTTTCAAGGTGTCAAGTGATTACTTTTCAGACACAGCCGATTGACCAGCGCGTGGTTGCTTTAAGACAATTGGGATTAACAAGTAATCAAGCAGTATTGAGTGCTCAATTGGTCGAAGATAATGAGCAAGCGGTCCAACTCATGCAAGAGACGAATTTGCAAGAAATAGCTAAAGGCGTCTGGCAATGGTTGAATCTGATTGATCGGAAAGATGATCAAGCCTTCATTCAGGTTACGAAGACCTTACTTCCGCTAGCTAAGGAAAATGAAGTGAAACAATTAACGCTAGATGTTATCTTGTTACTTCTTCGTGATCTGTTGAAAGGACAGCTAGGATTAGACCATATTCCGGCTTTTTCCGCATATGGTCCGCAGTTAGATGCATTAGCCGAGAAATGGTCGACGGCAAGAGTGAGTAGCGCGATTGAAAGGACACTACAAGCACAAAAAATGTTGGATAGTTACGTTAACTTACAGGGTGTATTAGAATATCTTACACTTGAATTATTGAACGATGAAAGATAG
- a CDS encoding cyclic-di-AMP receptor, whose amino-acid sequence MKLVVAIIQNQDSRRLQDIFVEQGIRATKLSSTGGFLRAGNTTFLIGAKDRKVDDILAIIQENCSTREQKMVNPASYDFTIETDLTFPIDVEVGGATVFVLPVEAFHQF is encoded by the coding sequence GTGAAGTTAGTTGTAGCTATTATTCAGAATCAAGATAGTCGACGATTGCAAGATATTTTTGTAGAACAAGGTATCCGTGCCACAAAATTATCATCAACGGGAGGCTTCTTGCGGGCAGGGAACACCACATTCTTGATTGGGGCAAAAGATCGGAAAGTTGATGACATATTAGCAATTATCCAAGAAAATTGTTCAACTCGTGAACAGAAGATGGTTAATCCTGCCTCCTACGATTTTACGATTGAAACAGATCTAACATTTCCAATCGATGTCGAAGTAGGCGGTGCGACGGTGTTCGTCTTGCCGGTTGAAGCATTTCACCAGTTTTAA
- the tmk gene encoding dTMP kinase: MSEGLFITVEGPDGAGKSTLIRGLKERLEARFACEVILTREPGGSPLAEVIRGVLLDNRHGEMDARTEALLMAASRRQHIVDTILPALTTGRIILSDRYVDSSLAYQGAGRELGMEAIRAINAFAIQDVLPTVTILLDVDAQTGLARIQDKRSGRVVDRLEQEDIAFHNRVRAGYQTLREAEPERFIYIDATRDPAEVLEETWKLLNKYLDTLVDESYLW, encoded by the coding sequence ATGTCAGAAGGATTATTTATTACGGTTGAGGGCCCAGATGGTGCGGGGAAGTCGACCCTTATTCGCGGGCTAAAGGAGCGCTTGGAAGCGCGGTTCGCGTGTGAAGTTATCTTGACGCGCGAGCCGGGTGGGAGTCCGTTAGCTGAGGTTATTCGCGGTGTGCTGTTGGATAATCGGCATGGTGAGATGGATGCGCGGACGGAAGCTCTGCTAATGGCGGCCAGTCGCCGTCAGCATATTGTAGATACGATTCTTCCAGCATTAACGACGGGGAGAATTATCCTATCTGATCGGTATGTAGATAGTTCACTGGCTTATCAAGGAGCTGGTCGAGAATTGGGTATGGAAGCTATTCGTGCGATTAATGCGTTTGCGATTCAAGATGTTTTGCCAACTGTGACGATTCTGTTGGATGTAGATGCGCAGACGGGATTGGCTCGCATTCAGGATAAGCGATCTGGGCGCGTGGTCGATCGTTTAGAACAGGAAGATATTGCGTTCCATAACCGGGTTCGAGCAGGGTATCAGACGTTGCGAGAAGCTGAGCCGGAGCGGTTTATTTACATCGATGCTACACGCGATCCTGCTGAGGTGTTAGAAGAAACTTGGAAGCTTTTGAACAAATACTTGGATACGCTAGTGGACGAGTCGTATCTGTGGTAG
- the recR gene encoding recombination mediator RecR, whose amino-acid sequence MQQYPEPISKLMDSFMKLPGIGEKTASRLAFYVVNMKEDDVTDFAKSLISVKRDLVYCSVCGNMTEDDPCYICADKSRDETKILVVEHPKDVISMERMSEYKGLYHVLGGILSPIEGTGPEDINISELIQRLQDEVVEEVIVATNATAEGEATAMYLSRLIKPSGITVSRLAHGLSVGSDIEYADEVTLLKAVEGRREM is encoded by the coding sequence ATGCAGCAATATCCAGAGCCCATCTCGAAGTTAATGGATAGTTTTATGAAGTTACCCGGAATCGGGGAAAAGACGGCTTCACGATTAGCTTTTTATGTGGTGAATATGAAAGAAGATGATGTGACAGATTTTGCCAAGTCGCTAATTAGCGTTAAGCGGGATTTGGTTTACTGCTCGGTCTGTGGCAATATGACTGAGGATGATCCGTGTTATATCTGTGCTGATAAGAGCCGAGATGAGACGAAGATTCTTGTCGTCGAACATCCGAAAGATGTTATCTCAATGGAGCGGATGTCTGAATATAAAGGGTTGTATCATGTGCTGGGCGGTATTTTATCCCCAATTGAAGGAACAGGACCCGAAGATATTAACATTTCAGAATTGATTCAGCGCTTGCAAGATGAAGTGGTTGAAGAAGTTATTGTAGCGACGAATGCAACGGCTGAAGGAGAAGCAACAGCGATGTATTTATCGCGGTTAATTAAACCGAGTGGCATTACTGTCTCGCGGTTGGCGCACGGTTTGTCAGTGGGGAGCGATATTGAATATGCGGATGAAGTCACCTTGCTGAAGGCGGTTGAAGGACGGCGTGAGATGTAG
- a CDS encoding YbaB/EbfC family nucleoid-associated protein codes for MMRGMGNMQGMMKKMKKLQKEMEQAQAKLAAQEFVGSANNDLVQVTLTGDKKVVKVDIKEEIIDPDDKEMIEDLVQLAMNDALDQVDAEDERVMGKYTKGLGGFPGI; via the coding sequence ATAATGCGTGGTATGGGAAATATGCAAGGTATGATGAAGAAGATGAAGAAGTTACAGAAGGAAATGGAACAAGCCCAAGCGAAGTTGGCGGCACAAGAATTTGTCGGTTCAGCTAACAATGACTTAGTGCAAGTTACCCTAACTGGAGACAAAAAAGTAGTCAAAGTCGATATTAAAGAAGAAATTATCGATCCAGATGATAAGGAAATGATCGAAGACTTGGTGCAATTAGCAATGAATGACGCGTTAGATCAAGTGGATGCTGAGGATGAACGTGTAATGGGCAAATACACGAAAGGACTTGGTGGCTTCCCAGGTATTTAA
- the dnaX gene encoding DNA polymerase III subunit gamma/tau: MSYQALYRVWRPQSFSDVLGQDVVVHTLKNAVAHGNTSHAYLFSGPRGTGKTSVAKILAKAINCPYSEDGQPCNECHLCTEITKGALGDVIEIDAASNNGVDEIRDIREKAQYAPTQAPYKVYIIDEVHMLSTGAFNALLKTLEEPPQNVIFILATTEPHKIPATIISRLQRFDFKRIPPQVIIERLEHVLEADEIAYDADALVVIANAAEGGMRDALSLLDQALSFMDDQLTVDDALQITGSITQERLLDYVEQIANQQTEAALSILSDVLAEGKDPARFIEDTILLVRDMLLYQQHEGDIQPKLAIVSEPFRALTANLVPAVAYRIIHVFNETGRELRQSNHADIYLEVATVKLTQKIAESPTVQTQEAAASEEVADLKQQLEALKTQIKQLDVSGQSSSDSPTRVKQAKPKRKSRGEFKVNLAQVHRVLANATKQNLAELQDIWGDLIHSLDTSSRAILNNSKPVAASPEALVVTFEFPILCEKAEGDEELKQGIVQFLDKVIGTQPDLVCIPEAKWPTIRKNYIKQMKEDADQSDTHNHTETNGQSEPIEETNSAVATAVELFGRDNIEIKD, translated from the coding sequence GTGAGTTACCAAGCATTGTATCGAGTTTGGCGTCCGCAAAGCTTCAGCGATGTGCTTGGCCAAGATGTAGTGGTCCACACATTGAAAAATGCGGTTGCACATGGGAATACTAGCCATGCTTATTTGTTCTCAGGACCGCGTGGAACGGGGAAGACCAGTGTGGCGAAGATTTTAGCTAAGGCGATTAATTGTCCGTACTCAGAAGACGGGCAACCATGTAATGAGTGCCATCTGTGTACAGAGATTACTAAAGGGGCACTTGGCGATGTGATTGAAATCGATGCGGCGAGTAATAATGGGGTTGATGAGATTCGGGATATTCGTGAAAAAGCACAATATGCACCGACGCAAGCTCCGTACAAAGTCTATATTATCGATGAGGTTCATATGTTGTCGACGGGGGCGTTTAATGCACTGTTGAAGACATTAGAAGAGCCGCCTCAGAATGTTATATTTATTCTGGCAACGACGGAACCACATAAAATTCCAGCAACAATTATTTCTAGGTTACAACGTTTTGATTTTAAGCGAATTCCACCTCAAGTGATTATTGAGCGCTTGGAACATGTGCTGGAAGCAGACGAGATTGCTTATGATGCGGATGCATTGGTCGTTATTGCGAATGCGGCTGAAGGTGGGATGCGAGATGCATTGAGTTTGCTTGATCAAGCCCTCAGCTTTATGGATGATCAGTTGACTGTTGACGATGCGCTCCAAATTACCGGTAGTATTACACAAGAACGTTTGTTAGATTATGTTGAGCAGATTGCGAATCAGCAGACGGAAGCAGCGTTGAGTATTTTATCCGATGTTCTAGCAGAAGGAAAAGATCCGGCCCGATTTATTGAAGATACGATCTTACTAGTGCGTGATATGCTGTTGTACCAACAGCACGAAGGGGATATCCAGCCGAAGTTAGCGATTGTCAGCGAGCCGTTCCGAGCGTTAACTGCCAACTTGGTACCTGCAGTCGCTTATCGTATCATTCATGTGTTTAACGAAACCGGGCGTGAACTGCGCCAGAGTAACCATGCGGATATTTATTTAGAAGTAGCGACGGTGAAGTTAACGCAAAAAATAGCTGAATCTCCGACTGTTCAAACACAAGAAGCAGCTGCGAGTGAGGAAGTAGCTGACTTGAAGCAACAACTTGAGGCACTGAAGACACAGATTAAGCAGTTGGATGTTAGTGGACAGTCATCATCGGATAGCCCGACACGTGTGAAACAGGCGAAACCGAAGCGGAAATCGCGTGGTGAGTTTAAAGTGAATCTGGCCCAAGTTCACCGGGTGTTGGCGAATGCTACCAAACAAAACTTAGCTGAATTGCAAGATATCTGGGGAGACTTGATCCATTCACTGGATACGTCATCGCGAGCAATATTAAACAATTCTAAGCCAGTTGCGGCCAGTCCAGAAGCTTTAGTCGTGACATTTGAGTTTCCGATTTTGTGTGAGAAGGCCGAAGGGGACGAGGAGCTGAAGCAAGGCATTGTTCAGTTTTTGGATAAGGTCATCGGTACCCAGCCAGATCTGGTCTGTATTCCAGAAGCGAAGTGGCCAACAATCCGCAAGAATTATATTAAACAAATGAAAGAAGACGCGGATCAATCGGATACGCATAATCATACAGAAACGAACGGCCAAAGTGAGCCGATTGAAGAGACCAATTCAGCCGTAGCTACTGCTGTAGAACTGTTTGGTCGGGATAATATTGAAATTAAAGATTAA
- a CDS encoding Na/Pi cotransporter family protein produces the protein MEITHIFSLLGGLALFLYGMNVMSNGLEVAAGNRLKAILERLTANRLVGVGVGALVTALVQSSSATTVMVVGFVNSGLMTLNNAVWLIMGANIGTTITGQLIAININAIAPLIAFIGVSLISFFKSQKLDPYGRILVGLGILFIGMDIMSTAVSPLREMPEFVNLITRFQNPILGILAGAIFSAILQSSSASIGILQAFAASGVITLPSAIFILFGQNIGTVITALIASIGVSKNGKRTTLLHLLFNLVGSIIFVTLALTTPFTSWMENFTPDNVQAQIANVHTVFNVVTAFILLPFGSQLVDLTYKLLPDRTDEQTGMQLKYLDFSLFGNDYRVGTSAVTTMQLFKETQNMLDQLIMNVQATFDLVGNYSDDAFTKIEETEEYIDFLNDGIIRFTTTTLSFEAPESGTSALGLFVKISSDLERIGDHAINIAERARVIHRSGDSLSDEALEELQAMKKLARKIMALLQVRDRSEIQDLVSHVNIIEDQMDFATEEFENNQLLRLQDQECTVNNSILFSKILTDFERMGDLSLNVAKNFESIQSTIQSLRNLQESE, from the coding sequence ATGGAGATTACACATATTTTTTCTTTACTCGGCGGACTCGCCCTCTTCCTGTACGGGATGAATGTTATGTCGAACGGGCTAGAAGTGGCAGCCGGCAACCGGTTAAAAGCAATCTTAGAGCGATTGACAGCGAATCGACTCGTCGGTGTTGGAGTCGGTGCCTTAGTGACTGCTCTCGTTCAGTCCAGTTCAGCCACGACGGTTATGGTAGTCGGGTTTGTTAACTCTGGTTTAATGACGCTGAATAATGCTGTTTGGCTCATTATGGGGGCCAACATCGGGACAACCATTACGGGTCAATTAATTGCCATCAATATTAATGCCATCGCCCCACTGATTGCCTTTATTGGTGTCAGTTTAATTTCATTCTTCAAGAGCCAGAAGTTAGACCCGTACGGACGAATTCTAGTTGGGTTAGGTATTTTATTTATTGGGATGGATATCATGTCAACAGCCGTCTCGCCATTGCGCGAGATGCCTGAGTTTGTCAATCTCATTACCCGTTTCCAAAACCCAATTTTAGGTATTTTAGCTGGGGCGATTTTTTCGGCTATTTTACAAAGTTCATCAGCTTCGATTGGTATTTTACAAGCTTTTGCAGCCAGTGGGGTAATTACCTTACCGAGTGCGATCTTCATTCTATTCGGTCAAAATATTGGAACAGTCATTACTGCTTTAATTGCCTCTATTGGAGTAAGCAAGAATGGAAAACGGACCACTTTACTGCACTTGCTATTCAATCTTGTCGGGTCCATTATCTTTGTTACTTTAGCTTTAACAACTCCCTTCACAAGTTGGATGGAGAATTTCACGCCAGATAACGTACAAGCTCAAATCGCTAACGTACATACTGTTTTTAATGTCGTAACAGCCTTTATTTTACTTCCATTTGGCTCGCAGTTAGTCGATTTAACTTACAAATTATTGCCAGACCGCACAGATGAACAAACCGGAATGCAACTCAAGTACTTGGATTTCAGCTTATTCGGCAATGATTATCGTGTTGGAACAAGTGCCGTAACAACAATGCAGCTCTTTAAAGAAACACAAAATATGCTGGATCAACTCATCATGAATGTGCAAGCAACATTCGATCTTGTTGGGAACTACAGCGACGATGCGTTCACTAAGATTGAAGAGACTGAAGAATATATTGACTTCTTGAACGATGGTATTATTCGCTTCACCACTACTACACTTTCATTCGAAGCACCAGAGAGCGGGACATCAGCATTAGGATTATTCGTCAAGATTTCCAGTGACTTGGAGCGAATTGGCGATCACGCCATTAATATTGCCGAACGTGCTCGCGTCATTCATCGCTCTGGCGACAGCTTATCAGATGAAGCCTTAGAAGAACTACAAGCTATGAAAAAATTAGCTCGTAAAATCATGGCACTCCTACAAGTGCGTGACCGTTCTGAAATTCAAGATCTAGTCTCACATGTCAATATTATTGAAGATCAAATGGACTTTGCTACGGAAGAATTCGAGAATAATCAACTCCTCCGTCTTCAAGACCAAGAATGTACGGTAAATAACAGTATTCTCTTCTCTAAAATTTTGACTGACTTCGAGCGAATGGGAGACTTATCGCTTAACGTAGCGAAGAACTTTGAATCGATCCAGTCAACCATCCAATCGCTCCGTAATCTCCAAGAATCTGAATAA
- a CDS encoding anion permease: MTTLLQSYREQIKPKLLLIIVAVMGGLLLLNPFAFNEQQQLIFLSLLFIVYSWATKALPRTPASLLLLILFALFGNTPATQVFSFAWSPTLFLIVTTSLLSVALSKNTLIRSWMNQVIHYSKGHLFILLALPYVFSFLLIPVIPQAFARGIILGTLFHHVLSDDPKFADVKKIMLLNVFVAISITYMAVSNGDIVLNHAILAFSGEAVDTALQGMPWITYMAVPTLIFALISPFIIRGLFQKDLAQYDPAILAKKQVADAVTSADKIGLVVILLVFLGWMLEPVHGIAAWIICLIALPVLFYVGILGPADKKAVNLDLLIFLVAAFSIGRVIQDVGISERIVDLLTLVIPSAQSIWFLPSLILVIMGLHMVIGSAIATGSVALPILIPLVTQAGYDPIVITLILYITVNMHYLLPFHHATMMIGIGQRYYHDQHMFKHGLFMTGGIFLLILGIFLPWWTFTGLL; this comes from the coding sequence TTGACAACATTATTGCAATCTTATCGAGAGCAGATTAAGCCAAAATTACTGCTCATCATCGTGGCTGTTATGGGGGGCTTATTGCTACTTAATCCTTTTGCCTTTAATGAACAGCAACAGCTTATTTTCTTATCTTTACTCTTTATTGTCTACTCATGGGCAACAAAAGCACTCCCGAGAACACCGGCATCATTGTTACTTCTTATTTTATTTGCGTTATTCGGGAACACGCCTGCCACGCAAGTTTTTAGCTTCGCTTGGTCCCCGACATTATTCTTAATTGTCACTACTTCACTGCTTTCCGTCGCTTTAAGTAAAAACACACTCATTCGCTCTTGGATGAATCAAGTCATCCACTACTCGAAAGGGCATTTATTCATCTTACTCGCTTTGCCATATGTGTTTAGCTTCTTACTTATTCCGGTGATTCCCCAGGCTTTCGCCCGAGGTATTATTCTGGGCACACTTTTCCACCATGTTTTAAGTGATGATCCGAAGTTCGCTGACGTCAAAAAAATTATGCTACTCAATGTCTTTGTCGCTATCAGTATTACCTATATGGCGGTCTCTAATGGAGATATTGTTCTGAATCATGCAATCTTAGCTTTCTCTGGAGAGGCGGTTGATACGGCGCTCCAAGGTATGCCATGGATCACTTATATGGCGGTCCCTACCCTTATTTTTGCCCTTATTTCGCCATTTATCATCCGAGGCCTGTTCCAAAAAGACTTAGCTCAGTATGACCCCGCTATCTTAGCGAAAAAGCAAGTTGCCGACGCTGTAACATCAGCAGACAAAATTGGATTAGTGGTCATCTTGCTCGTCTTCCTCGGCTGGATGTTAGAGCCGGTGCATGGAATTGCTGCTTGGATAATTTGCTTAATTGCTTTACCAGTCCTATTCTACGTCGGCATTCTCGGCCCCGCTGATAAAAAAGCCGTCAACTTAGATTTGCTTATCTTCTTAGTCGCTGCCTTCAGTATCGGACGTGTGATTCAAGATGTTGGCATCAGCGAGCGAATTGTTGACTTACTTACACTGGTGATCCCAAGTGCTCAATCAATTTGGTTCTTGCCTTCATTAATACTTGTTATTATGGGATTACACATGGTGATTGGCTCAGCAATCGCAACTGGTTCAGTCGCTTTACCGATATTAATTCCTTTAGTTACCCAAGCAGGATATGACCCAATTGTTATCACACTCATTCTTTATATTACAGTAAATATGCACTACTTGTTACCCTTCCATCATGCAACTATGATGATTGGTATCGGTCAACGTTACTACCATGATCAACACATGTTCAAGCATGGTCTATTCATGACAGGGGGCATTTTCCTTCTTATCTTAGGAATCTTCTTACCTTGGTGGACATTCACCGGTCTCCTGTAA
- the atpB gene encoding F0F1 ATP synthase subunit A, producing MESTILIDQLGLPISLNVFLALVTSVIIVIGLCLLFTRHLSVDNPGKLQLTLEWLVDIMRGIIKDTMGDETTNTQVVIALTVFLFIGVSNLVGLPLLVDAHELSYWKSPTADLAVCLTLAVTMNLISQYLGIRKYGLATHFQLSYAKPALLLPYHILEDLINIVTLSLRLYGNIFAGEILLKLIAELGNIAGVATWPIGIPIQIIWQGFSVFVGILQAYIFVNLSSVYMSHKLVHHD from the coding sequence GTGGAAAGTACCATTCTGATTGATCAATTAGGACTGCCAATTAGTTTGAATGTTTTTCTCGCTTTGGTAACATCTGTCATTATCGTCATCGGCTTATGTTTATTGTTTACCCGCCATTTATCTGTAGATAACCCCGGCAAATTACAGCTGACGCTAGAATGGTTAGTGGACATTATGCGAGGCATTATCAAAGATACGATGGGCGATGAAACAACCAATACGCAAGTTGTGATTGCGCTCACTGTCTTTTTATTCATCGGAGTGTCAAACCTAGTCGGATTACCTCTTCTAGTTGATGCACATGAGCTGTCGTATTGGAAAAGTCCCACAGCTGATTTAGCGGTATGTTTAACGCTAGCAGTCACGATGAACCTCATTTCACAATATTTGGGCATTCGGAAGTACGGCTTAGCCACTCACTTCCAGTTGAGTTATGCCAAACCCGCTTTATTATTACCTTACCATATATTGGAAGATCTTATTAATATTGTAACCTTATCTCTTCGTTTATATGGAAATATTTTTGCGGGAGAAATCTTACTAAAATTAATTGCGGAATTAGGTAACATTGCGGGTGTCGCGACTTGGCCGATTGGAATTCCCATCCAGATTATCTGGCAAGGATTCTCTGTCTTCGTCGGCATCTTACAAGCTTATATTTTTGTAAACTTGTCTAGTGTATATATGTCCCACAAGCTTGTCCATCACGATTAA
- the atpE gene encoding F0F1 ATP synthase subunit C produces the protein MNGLAAAIGIGVAAFGAAIGNGLVISKAIESMSRQPEMENKIRATMLLGVGLIEAIPIMAAVIAFILAFR, from the coding sequence ATGAATGGTTTAGCTGCTGCTATTGGTATTGGAGTTGCTGCGTTCGGAGCAGCGATTGGAAATGGATTAGTTATTTCGAAGGCGATTGAATCAATGAGTCGTCAACCAGAAATGGAAAACAAGATTCGGGCAACTATGCTACTTGGAGTGGGGCTAATTGAAGCGATTCCGATTATGGCTGCCGTAATTGCCTTTATTCTAGCCTTCAGATAA
- the atpF gene encoding F0F1 ATP synthase subunit B, whose translation MGSLLGSTSLGQALMTLVSFLILLYCVRRFAWKPLMDILQQRKQMIDKDINEGRQLKESSQRANKEAQATLREAKVTANKILADAKKQGEQLKHKLKEDGQKDVTYMKDQAQKRMEHERQQSLEKSKKIIENVSIELAEKIIQREITNEDHHRLINDFIHRLEDEVRHG comes from the coding sequence ATGGGTAGTTTATTAGGAAGTACATCGCTCGGTCAAGCACTCATGACGCTTGTATCTTTCCTTATCTTACTGTACTGTGTCCGGCGCTTCGCTTGGAAGCCGTTGATGGACATATTACAACAACGTAAACAAATGATCGACAAAGATATCAATGAAGGTCGTCAATTGAAAGAATCCTCTCAGCGAGCAAATAAAGAAGCGCAGGCAACATTGCGTGAGGCCAAAGTGACGGCTAATAAAATCTTGGCTGATGCCAAAAAGCAAGGGGAACAACTCAAACATAAACTTAAAGAAGACGGTCAAAAAGACGTCACTTATATGAAAGACCAAGCCCAAAAACGAATGGAACATGAACGTCAACAGTCCCTTGAAAAATCCAAAAAAATAATTGAAAATGTCTCGATTGAACTCGCTGAAAAAATTATCCAACGTGAGATTACAAACGAAGACCATCATCGCTTAATTAATGATTTTATTCATAGATTGGAAGATGAAGTAAGACATGGATAA
- a CDS encoding F0F1 ATP synthase subunit delta, whose translation MDKPHETNNDYQQQIDELLKRSQQEQTTSLFCDMPEHLTIRSVVPLTEQERTQIVELFSAIIERPLGNVTEIIDPNLICGVSLQSDSHYFEVSGRQQLQKMKLKFHTQV comes from the coding sequence ATGGATAAACCACATGAAACCAATAATGATTACCAACAACAAATCGATGAACTACTAAAACGTTCACAACAAGAACAAACGACCTCACTCTTCTGTGATATGCCTGAGCATTTAACCATTCGTTCTGTCGTTCCGCTAACTGAACAAGAACGTACGCAAATTGTAGAACTCTTCTCGGCCATTATCGAGCGACCACTCGGCAATGTGACCGAAATTATTGACCCAAATTTGATTTGTGGTGTCTCGCTACAGAGTGATTCCCATTACTTCGAAGTCAGTGGTCGACAACAACTACAAAAAATGAAATTAAAATTTCACACACAAGTGTAG